In Poecilia reticulata strain Guanapo linkage group LG11, Guppy_female_1.0+MT, whole genome shotgun sequence, the genomic stretch CTTACTGCAGTATTGCTGGTCTAGTTtgtcacaaatgtcaatttaaaatgtcaaatatatacacatataaagAGCCTAattgaaaacgtgtttatttacGTTTTCAATgaggtgcaaaaaactgattgaaaatcaatttattcactgcatgtttgtgtAAGGTTGAGATGGAACTGCACATGAAAACAGCCATTCAGACTaccaacacaaaaaagacacaatcaaaatgctagagattttttggtattatcatttttgtgattactttagttcatattcagtctaatgttaatTAGTAGTTAATCAACGTTCAGTCTAATGTGAGTCAGTGAATGACGTGCTATGCGAATACTTTTTGATTGCTGTGTAGAATATCTGTGTTCCTGTGAACTGATTGTTCCCTCCGAAGTTCGCCCTCAAGGGAAAGAGCCTGTTTTATTGTTCATcttttctgactttgttttcccaaataaaAGGCCTGCTCAAGCAGAGTGaggcagaacgctctgtgaacgactcggaggagcagtttgctgagccttctccttttgcaaaagcttggtcataaaattcctatacgttgtctgtggttcttttaatgaaggttcgaAGGGAAAAAATACCTATCACAAAACTATCAGTTGACTAAGGTAaggcaaaagggaaaaaaaattgtccatGTCCCTAAGGGGTTCCATAAATTCCAACAATCACCTTTAAACTCGCTTgtgcattatttttgttatgcTAAACAACCTGTTTGTGTAAtttaccatagcaacagaaaCATGTATACTGAACTCTGAAAAAAATGATCAGAGTTCAGCATCTGCCTAATTAATCCATAACTACTTAGACAGAATGCACCTTTTAgcaaaaactaactaaaaaatacaatattagtGAACATGGAGCAATTACACTTTCAGTCAGATGCTAAGAGTGTGAGAGAGCCAAGCTTTGTAACCAAACTACAAAGCAAGTTTTCAGTCACTTGTTCCTGACTTCTGGCTCTTATGGTGATGAACACAAAGTGGTCAGAGCAGTAATCAGAAGCTTTCCTTCATCTTTTCCCTCACTAAGCTCACTCCACATAAGGAAAGTGGTTGTGCGATACAGGCTCTTTGTTTTCTACAGGGCAGTCTGGGTTGGTTGTTCTAAACCATGTGGCAGTTTGAACTGCTTCTCTTTTGACTGGCAGGTATCCTCACCAATGTGTGCTGTCAGTGTGTGACACATAAAGACACAGTGGTGTGTCCACCATCTGTGTAGTTTACAGAACACATGTAATTCTAACTTTTTCTCACAGTGTGTTATTTTAGTTCTGACCCATTCGCTCCAGCAACTCTGCAGTGCTGCCACCTTACTCTGGAACAAACTGACCCAGGTAAACATCCAGTGGCAGCTTTATCCATCAAGAGTGAAGCAGCCAAATGACCAGTGGTCTCTGTACATCCTCTGCACCAGCAGAAAAGGAAATAGCAGCTTAAAACCAGAGAATGTTAAAGAGGTGGACACAGACTGAAGTTGACAAGTCAGAGCTAGAAGCAACTTTGGAGAGGGATGCATTAATTTATGAGTGCTAGATCACCTGCTACTGATTAACCCTAattaagacaataaaatattgtaatggcttgtatttttctgatatttattaGAAAGAATCCAACGGTATCAGCTATTGAGTTTTCTAGATTATTCTGTATCAATTTGGAAATGTTAGGATCACTAAAACCTCAGTAGAAGGTTTTAGTGATACATATTCATCCTGGAAGCTTCAGGCTGCACATTACCTTCCATGGTTGGTTTGTCTGAAATCTAAACTATTGTGCTGAACAGAGCGTCTGAGTCCTAGACTAGAACCACACAGCTCCTCTGATTCCTTGTAAAACAACCGGCTGTGGCCACCTCTGTCTGGTTTGGCCTTTTCCTGCAAGATGTTCTTGTTTATCATGCAGCTCTTAATTTAAGGGAAGCAACAACTTTATCATTCAAAAGATTTCACAGGCTTTCAGAATTAAACTAGTTTTGCAAGTCTGCCTAGATCCTCATCGCCTGCTAGAGCCAATAATGTGTTTGGGACTTACTTTGACTAGACAGCAGGGTGTTCAAAGACTCGGTCCAACTTTTCAGCATATTGTGACTGACCCCCCCCTTGCTCTGATGGCCCACCTGACTCCACTGGCGCATGAAATGCATACGAGACCTCCTCTCTGTCGCACTGTGAGCCGAGGTAAGCAAGGGATTCAGACAGACAAGCATAGATCAAGCAAAAGACAAGAAGCAATACGAGAAATTGCTTcacaataaaaattacattcagATTACAGATGATGTTAATTATTAGCAGGcgagaagaaaaatgaagcaagATTCTCacctgtttttctcttctgtatTATACAAGTTTGAGTTTGATGAATGTGGACTCTGAAACAAAACCCATACAATTATTTGAAAATCTTTTGCCACatccaaataaaacttttacaaattttcaCAGTGTAGTTTTTACATATGCAACAAAAATAGACAATAATATAGAAATAGCCTTTGCTGTTCTATGAAGGGGAAATACAACTGAAACAGCAACAACTGATATAAaggttcacacaaaaaaattcttaaagtatataaaaaaattttttttaaaaacatgattaacaaaaacatcaataatggtaataaaaataatatactgtacaagacaacaacaaaaaaagtgcagttattagaaataaaaactcgCAACTGAGTCGGATCACTTTTCCAATAATGTACCTAGTGTGTgttgaaaattgaaaaagacAAACTATTTACAACacaatttttcacaaaaaccaaTGTGCATTAAGAGTAGAGTAAGAACAGAGTAGATGTTTGTGAAAATGCCAGCATGTATGCAGACACATTGATTTTTCTCACTTAAGGGGTTTTAAATCAGTCCACTGATCAAGATAAATTCAGTTCATGACTCAGTGAGTATGCAGATTTGTGTATCTGCACTTGTCGGACAGCTAACATACCGATTGATCCAAgagtgaatatttttaaattgtgtagCAAATGTGGGTATGTGGACACTCAATGTATCATTTTAATGTAACACTTTTAAGGGAATGTGAAAGTCTATATGGTCACTGGTAACATAAATCTTTGCCCTAAGATTTATTATAGGCCcatcacaataacacattttgctagatgataaattgtcccagaagttatcgccataaacgataatattgttttgaaacaattttcaaGGAATATAATGCTATTGCCTTATATTATAATGCCATTTTGTCAATGGCATTTTGGCAAGAAGActttctcaaagatcaataaactttaaattctaatgaacatttaacactggaactggaagacatttaaatatccaaaataaaccaaacaacagaaacaactaaTGAATTATGGACACAAGACTGTCCTTGTGAAAAAGCCCAGTTGACACCAAAGTACCAGTAccacttttgtcatccagtttttggtagaaagagaaaaaaggagaaaaataataaatcaagtAAATGTTAATTACTAAGCTCTTTTTAATTTAGCATGtgattcattgatttatttattgtgatggGCCTGTACAATGGcccatctcaataaataaattaactcttCAAAATCAATAAACCATCATGAGACCCCAGTCTCTGCCTGCCAACCAGCCCACAGAGAGCACAGCTAGGCCACAATCGGGTCATTAACTGACCAATGATCTGAAATACATCAGCAAATCTAGAACTAAATGtctacaaaagaaaataatcaaagtgcatcccagttaaagtccagaccttaaCCAGATGAAGGTAACAAAGATTGGACTTTCAAAGAACTGAAACACATGCACATGATGAAAAGTGAGCCAAAATTCCTTCACAACATAATGAGATTAATAGATCAGATAGGAAACCACTAAAAATAATTCGTCACTAATGAACAACAGAGTCGCTTAGTTCTCATAGAGTAATTATAGTGTTGCTCTTCTGAACACAAAGCTCATAAAACAGaagccatgtttttatttcagtgagtCCAACACACTGACCTAATCTGTACGGCTTTGCTGTTGCAGTGTTGTCCAACAGTTTGATACATTTCCAGTTAAGACttatagaaaaattatttattttttagttttagtaaaaaaaaatttattctgaaTTTGTCACGTTCCTCTGTGCATTTACATCTTAATGCTGAAAGTCACTTATTTAGTCATCTCTcatgaagtttgtggttttcttttgtaaaactgtttattttagagGAAACATCTGTGATAattagtttttcctctcctctgttcTGTGTGCTTGGTTAAAACAATTTTGATTACCCCCCCGTTTGGTAAATGGTCTGTACATGTATAGCACTTTAACTAGTCTGAATGGTTAATGGACTAAACTTAGATGGTGCTTTTCTAGTAAGTCTGACCAATCAAGGCTCTTTACACTCGAGCTACCCATtcacattcacaaacacacacatttacacagtGATATGATCGCTAAGCAATTTGGAGTTACTTGCCTTGACATGTGACAGGAGAAACCTGTCGCATTGATTAGAAGATGACCACAGTACCCACTGAGCTACAGTGGAAGTCACAGCACAATCATCATGCACTCACTGACACATCATCATTCATATCAGAATAAAGCCTTTTTATGGCCATAGTTAGAGGctagtttttaaaattgagTTCTAATAAAACCTAAACATAAAACTACAAGGCAGTGCCACTAGTTTGCATCAGAATGAAATGGTAGCTCTTACTAGGCCTGGCacattaaataatcaattaatcgcataataaattaaaacaataatttctttcatgatttattgtttctctttcctGTCTCTCTATCGACCTagttttaattatcggctttatcgtctcttcctgcctttttttcccctttctgttgatgacactgaatgaaaaggCTCACCTCCGGTGCTCTctactgaccctcccttcctattttcttagtgtaatgtccagcttACACTACAcaagttgtcggcccattttcaaaacctgacagaccacaccttagccgacagaaatcctaggtataacggttcgatcggRTTCGATCgtgctgtgtggtgtccagtcacctgggcacaaaataatgcctgattttaaaataaagtaattttaaaatcaggcattaatcaatgctttactagaatctacctgcaatgtatgtggctagagtcagcgtaaagtcccgACTGACTGAAAATCATTAACCTATTTATgccacgttaacgaagaacagttGAAAAcgtaccgggtttatcaacggcggtagcaatttggctccaactcctctccttgtcatttctatattctttgcacgaaatgttgaataaatattaatgttgtttccacatatcatctccaatgtccgctggacttcatGTTgtgccgtgtcagctgtttgggattcccttcgttatttcccctcagaaagcacagaggagaatccgcgctttctgattggctacctgtcacattcagcgttaagctcccagtcgggaaaaacccctgatttagatcagagcggccacgacgatctaaatcacactacaggatgatcggttacgaaatcaccagcgacaatcttagatggGCCAACGATGTAAGATTATCGTAAGGGGAAAATTGGGGCAAAAAAATTGTGTAGTATGAACtgttgcattaggtagtcggatgtgcccgtcttctctatttaaatctagtgattactgaagggcaatatagtatacagacttcataatctgcactcttttggttgaatgcagtatttatttccactttggctttatgttgtttactttttattcaagtacgttttttgttaatggagactgagaatccattaacactggaaccgatttagtttatcagttccagtgttatgtgttcttttgaaaataaagtgtatccatctatggcaggaaattgcatgcattattagtcatttccattaaatcagtgtcaaaaagtcttgaaacaatattatcgtttatcacaataattttttagacaatcgtccagcaaaatttgttatcgtgacaggcctaactTCAACATGGTCTCAAaccaacaatattatcgtttatcgcaataacttctgggacagtTTACCCTCCATCAAAATGTGTTATCACGACAAGCCTAGCTCTTACAAAGTGATAGGAGATGTTAGTGAGTGGAAATGTAGTAAACAACTTACCTTATCAAAGAGACTCTTGATATGTAGCTTAGCAGCTGAGAGTCTGGCCCTGTGATGGTGTTTTTCCTGGGACTTTGACGAGAATTGGTTGGAGGAGACTGATAGAGATGTTTCATGCTGGCCTTCTCTTTCCCCACCATCTATGACGTCCTCTGCCACCGCAGTCAGCTGACTGTCACTGTAAGCCCTGCAGCTTTCATTGATCGCACACACTTTGAGGTGGTCCATCTCTTGCTTCCCGAACACACTCAGGTTCTCGACGCTGACGCTCTGCTCTCTGATCAGTTCCTTCCTCCTGACCTCGCTGGGTGTCTGAGTCGGCTCCTGAATGCTGGGAATCAAGCCAGCTGACCCTGTGTCTAGTTCAGAATTTTTCAAATGAGGTGTGCATGTGACCGATGTTCTCTTGCTTCCATATTCTGACTTCTTCTGCGATAGTTTATCCCATTGTAAGGTATCAAGATCCAGAAGCGATCCTTCAGAGCTGAATCTACGCATGTTTCTCTTTATGACAGGAAACCTAAAACCGTCAGACAGAAGTGCTGCAAAAAGGCAAAAGgcataaatgaaacataaaatgagACACCTGCTGAtattgctgaaaacaaatgatcaTTGAAACTTGTCAAAACATataattagttaatttaaaTTGGTTCTTTAGTGCTCCCCTTTTCTCATGGTCATGAACATACAGCATAATATTGAACCATAGTAAAAACTAATTACTGGGGTTAATGAGGTGAAAAAGCAATAGAGCAAAGAGAATTTTCATAAATCCTTTAGAACTACACgtacataaaaaatattgtgaaagaaatcaatatttttagcaccatttaaaaaagttaaattcataTCACACAGATTCCTTTCACAtacaatgaaatatttcatgcttttaattttgtaaatttttgatTATCCTTTACAGATGATAAAGCTCCAAAATTCTGCATCTTGGACAAATACAATATTGTGCACATTtatagaaagttgagtgaaaggaaaatatacAGTAGGAAGAGGCGCACCAACAATGGGGCTTGCCACAACCTTGAGAGGATTGTCCAGCAAAATACTAAGTCTGGATTCAGAGCTTAGAGCCACTACGCACAGACAAGTTCTTCACATGGGCCGCTGCATTGATGCAGCAagtcatgcaaaaggagccccagCTAAGCAACAAGTCCATagatataaatgttttcagaagcatatttattttttataatattcagtttttattgatcttatgtaaaattcaaattttataaGGGTTTTCCTTATCAGTAAGCTAAATTACGAGAAACAgaagcttgaaatatttcactgtgtGGTTTAGAATGATcacacacaataaaatatttcaggctTCTCATGTGTTGTATAGAAATATAACATGCAAGTTTCACCTTCTGACatcatgacaaaaaatattgaattgttttaCATAATGTAATTTAGATGTATCTGTAGAACCAGCCACCAACAAGTGAGGTGTATgtgatttaatttcaaagtaGCAAAGTTCCTGTTATTTAGCTGGTAAAACACAGATGTCAAGTGAACCCATGGAAAAGTTAAACAGCAGATCAGCTTAGAACTTAATGCGTAAGGTCCGAAttgtgataaaaatataaatttttatcatttcccCTTGTGTTTCCAGTGAGTgagcgcagcagcagcataCACCTGGCCTCTGGGTCAACATGCCAGCTTCCATAGAAGTTCAGAGGTTCTGGTGCAGAGTCTCACAGAGTACTGTTAGTACTCCTAAAACTACACTAACATCCAGAGTATTTCTGCACACTGTTTCTCTGTGGGACTTCTTGAAATATTGCTGTAAGACATAATCATATAATACTACACTCCTTTTTTAGAAGGTAACTAAGTTAGCTGCAGCTCCTGGACAGGAAGGCAGACACTGTTTACTTAATATAATAGGCTTAAAATTTGGAAAGTCTTCCTTTGTAAAGATACAgtttaacactgaaaataaacttaatcACTTAACCCAGGAGTCTGTCTTCACCTCTCCTGACTTTATCAAACCTCAAACCCAGTCTTAGTATCAAAGGCTTTTTCAGTCATCTTCACTGAAGTTGCAACCAATTAAACTTCTTTCTTCAGTTAATTTATACAGGTGCTGCATTGGGATACAGGGCTCTTCTGCATAGTTAATTCTCATTGAACGTTTTTTTCATAAAGGcaaattattcttatttactAGCCTATTTTTCTCCTAATTAATCaagttgggatttttttatatatcttgcAAAGCCAGGATATTCAGTAGTTTAATTGCAGTGGTGTTGCTACCTCTTTTAGTTTCCACtgactaaatactgaatatttatatttattttttgcaataatgaAAAATTACCGCCGTGCCGCATGAAATATCGTACAAACGCCGTCTATTGCCTTGCCGGATGGAAAATGATGCGGAGTCAGGGAATCAGAACATGGCAGCAACAAATAGAGGCTTGAATAGTCTTTATCATCATTAACTTACAGggttattatttttactttacaaaaacatgtgTGAAACTTCCGACCAACGTAGTTATGAGGAAGGAAAAGCCTTTTGACCCTCAACTTATTAGGTCGCAGCTGATATTTAGAATCTCGTTCACTTTAACCAAAGTTTGCTGCTGTTCCTGGAAcgcctgaaaaaaaaagccactttcTGAAACAAAGCTTAAATTTAGTTAGTCAGCACAGCTCTGGACTTGAACCGTATACTCCCTCTTTCGGGTCTACGCATCGCAATCATTCACGAACCTCAGAGTTGATTTACCTTCTTGTGTAGCAGATTAGTAAACTTTCTTTACTGCGAGTTCCATGGACGTAAGGCTGCGAACAGGAACGAGGTTTGAAAATCTCTAAGGAATGAAGtcctgctgctgcctcctcttccttcaGAAACCTTTTCCTTTCCTCGCTGACGGCAGGACAGCAGGTTCTCTAAATGTTCCTTGTGAGACTAAATGCTCCTCCTTCCCTCGTCAAGCCTGCTGCCACCACACCTTCACCTCTGTCTCAACTTGTCAGTTGTCTCTCTCACATTCACACACGACTAAAAATATACTGTTAGATAAAGTGTATGCAGGTCGTAACTGGCCATGCTGACAGAAACGCACTCAGGCACAATTTAGACTTCTGCTGACGTCATATGGGTAGAGAGGAAAGTGAgttctgtcagatcagcataCGCTTAACACGAACTGACGGGTATATGTTACGACCAGTGGCCTTTTCtatgcgtttttttttgtttttttttttgtttttttgtctgcaatGGCTAATCAGACTGACTTCACTTGGAAGTGGGTGCAGCCCTGTTGTTCTGTGCCACACCCTGAGGCCTACCGTGATTGGGTCATCAATTGCCGGCTCCACCAGTCACTGTTGAAGCCTCCTTTTTAAAACCAAGGACTTCCTGGGAGAAGGCGCGGCTAGTTTCTTGAGACAGCTTGCCACTTTGTAGGGTGTGTGTTGCTGTTATTAacagtttatattttgtgaGCTTTtctgatttgggtttttttgtactGCTACTAGAGAGTTGTGGTCTATTTTGGCTTTAATTTTTCACTGCTTCAACAGTTTTGACCCTGTGGGGCAGGGGtacccaaactacggcccgcgggccggatccggcccgcctccacatttggtccgcccccctgaacaataccagagagcattcagatttttcatatattgtatttttcagtttatatgtggatttttcttcaaccaccagggggctcatgagcaggaagtgtgtcctgtaaactgtgggtgttatttttttttttgcatgacgcattgctgccatctgttggacttttgggGAACTGCTCGACTTTTATGTTATGTActgttgtttgctagcggtagagcagatgaacacacgtgtttgatatgaacgccgcattccaggtcgagttcttcgaagcaatgc encodes the following:
- the LOC103471915 gene encoding regulator of G-protein signaling 1, giving the protein MRRFSSEGSLLDLDTLQWDKLSQKKSEYGSKRTSVTCTPHLKNSELDTGSAGLIPSIQEPTQTPSEVRRKELIREQSVSVENLSVFGKQEMDHLKVCAINESCRAYSDSQLTAVAEDVIDGGEREGQHETSLSVSSNQFSSKSQEKHHHRARLSAAKLHIKSLFDKSPHSSNSNLYNTEEKNSATERRSRMHFMRQWSQVGHQSKGGVSHNMLKSWTESLNTLLSSQIGVSVFGAFLRSEFSEENLQFYLACEQYRHSSNNFSLQRRAKHICATYIQPGSPREVNLDSKTRDLTLQLLQAPSRSSLLPAQKRVYSLLDTDCYPRFLESSIYQSLLKDAE